Below is a genomic region from Myxococcaceae bacterium JPH2.
GCACCACATTGAGCAGCGGGATGCGCACGCCGTAGATGAACTTGTTGATGAAGACCTGATCTCCAAGCTGGAGCGTGGGCAACATCGAGCCCGAGGGAATCCGATACGGCTCGATGATCACGGTCCGGATGAGCAGCGCGATGAAGAGCGCCTTCGCGATGCCCACGAGAAAGCTGCCCGCGAAGGGTCGGCGCTGCGCGCCCCAAAGCTCGGTGGCGAGCCCGTCCAGCACCTTCACCTCGGCTCGAAGCGTGTCCGCATGGTCCGCGATCGACGCGGCCTCCACGCGCAAGGCGTGCTCCAGGAGGCGCTCGACGGCGGGCGCGGGCAACGAACCGGCTCCACGCGACAGCAGGCGCTCCACCTCGGCGATGAGTTCGCTCGCGTCGTGCCTCGGCTGAAGCAGCGCCCGCGCCTTCGCGGACACCTGACGCCAGCCCCACAGCGCGACGCTGGCGAGCACCATCGCCAGCCCCCAGCCCCGCATCACGGGCTGGGCCCACGCGGCGGTCTCGGGGAGGGACTCGATGAGCGCCACGTCCAGCACGAAGGCGATACCCAACAAGGACAAGGGCGCCCAGGGGCTCGTCAGCAGCTCGCGCCGCAGGTGCTGGCGCCTCGCGGCGTGCTGGGCGGGGGTGCGCCGGGCCGCGAGCGTGGCGGACGGTTTCTCGAAGGGACGGGCCGTGTTCATGGGCGAGGGCTGCTCCGAAAGACTTCCTTGAGGAGGGACGAGCCACCCCCCACCCCGAGCCGCCTCGCTTCATAGCCCAGGCGAAGTCCAGGAATCCCGGCGACGCGGCGCATGCCCGCCCGCGTCATGAGCCCTGGAGTCGCATTGGACCAAGGAATCGGACGCCGACCGTTGTAGGAGACGACACGCGCCACGTGGACGTGGGAAGGGACGAGGGGGCACATGGGGCTCGCGTACGACGGCCTGGTCATCGGCACTGGCTTTGGAGGAGCGGTGGCCGCGTGCCGGCTGGCCCAGGCGGGCCTGTCCGTGCGCGTCCTGGAGCGCGGGCGCCGCTATCCGAAGAACGCCTTCCCTCGTGACTGGTCCAACCCGCTCAACGGCTGGCTGTGGCAGCACGAGCAGGGCCTCTTCGACGTGAAGCTCCTGCCGGGGATGAGCATGGTGCAGGCGGCGGGCTACGGCGGCGGCTCGCTCATCTACGCCAACGTGCACCTGCGCCCACCCGCGGAAGCGTTCGCCTCGGACTGGCCCGAGGGCTATGGCCGCGCCGAGTTGGATCCGTACTACGACCTGGTCGCGTACATGCTGGACCTCCAGCCCATCACCGCGCGCGCGGGCGAGCTGCCCACCAAGACGCGGCGCATGCGGGAGGTGGCGCGCGCGCTCGGTCGTGAGGCGCAGTTCTTCCACCCCGACCTCGCGGTCAACTTCACGCCCGCTCGCGAGACGGTGCTCAACAAGTTCAACGTCCCGCAGGAGGGCTGCAACCTCTGCGG
It encodes:
- the lepB gene encoding signal peptidase I translates to MNTARPFEKPSATLAARRTPAQHAARRQHLRRELLTSPWAPLSLLGIAFVLDVALIESLPETAAWAQPVMRGWGLAMVLASVALWGWRQVSAKARALLQPRHDASELIAEVERLLSRGAGSLPAPAVERLLEHALRVEAASIADHADTLRAEVKVLDGLATELWGAQRRPFAGSFLVGIAKALFIALLIRTVIIEPYRIPSGSMLPTLQLGDQVFINKFIYGVRIPLLNVVPFRIVRAPARGDVIVFNNPVDTSTDLIKRVVGVPGDTVEFVDDGVVINGQPQPRELESANSVVHNRAEESGAWFEEHLVLYREHLSGVTHAALQNPVRPPARAHEGPYVVPEGHVFVAGDNRDNSLDSRYGLGGPVVPAYVPDGHIKGKAMIVWLSWGYDGLLSSLFKGTGLRAERFFEPVR